A portion of the Canis lupus baileyi chromosome 6, mCanLup2.hap1, whole genome shotgun sequence genome contains these proteins:
- the FASLG gene encoding tumor necrosis factor ligand superfamily member 6, which yields MQHPLNYPYPQIYWVDSSANSPWASPGSVLPCPSSVPGRPGQRRPPPPPPTLPPPPPPPPPPPPPPLPPLPLPPLKTRRDHNTGLCLLVMFFMVLVALVGLGLGMFQLFHLQKELAELRESTSERHVAPSLEKQIGQPNPPSEKRELRKVAHLTGKPNSRSIPLEWEDTYGIALVSGVKYKKGGLVINDTGLYFVYSKVYFRGQSCNNKPLNHKVYMRNSKYPQDLMLMEGKIMNYCTTGQMWARSSYLGAVFNLTSADHLYVNVSELSLVSFEESKTFFGLYKL from the exons ATGCAGCATCCCTTGAATTACCCCTACCCCCAAATCTACTGGGTGGACAGCAGTGCCAACTCTCCTTGGGCCTCTCCAGGGTCAGTCCTCCCGTGTCCATCCTCTGTGCCAGGGAGGCCCGGGCAAAGGAGGCCACCGCCACCACCGCCgacactaccaccaccaccaccaccaccaccaccaccaccaccaccaccgctgcctccactgccactgccacctcTGAAGACGAGGAGGGACCACAACACAGGCCTGTGTCTCCTTGTGATGTTTTTCATGGTTCTGGTGGCCCTGGTCGGATTGGGGCTGGGGATGTTTCAGCTCTTCCATCTACAGAAGGAGCTGGCTGAACTCCGAGAG TCTACCAGCGAAAGGCATGTAGCACCATCTTTGGAGAAGCAAATAG GTCAACCCAATCCACCTTCTGAAAAAAGGGAGCTGAGGAAAGTGGCCCATTTAACAG GCAAGCCCAACTCAAGATCCATCCCTCTGGAATGGGAAGACACATACGGAATTGCCCTTGTCTCTGGGGTGAAGTATAAGAAGGGTGGCCTTGTGATCAATGATACTGGGTTGTACTTTGTGTATTCCAAAGTGTACTTCAGGGGTCAGTCCTGCAACAACAAGCCCCTGAACCACAAGGTCTATATGAGGAACTCTAAATATCCCCAGGACCTGATGCTGATGGAGGGGAAGATCATGAACTACTGCACTACAGGCCAGATGTGGGCTCGTAGCAGCTACTTGGGGGCAGTATTCAATCTCACCAGTGCTGACCATTTGTATGTCAATGTATCTGAACTATCTCTGGTCAGTTTTGAAGAATCTAAGACATTTTTTGGCTTATATAAGCTCTAA